From the ANME-2 cluster archaeon genome, one window contains:
- a CDS encoding helix-turn-helix transcriptional regulator, producing MRTRMKELRAKYDLTQEELANKVGVRRETIVFLERGKYNPSLKLAYDVAKVLESKIEEVFIFED from the coding sequence CTGAGAACAAGAATGAAAGAACTAAGGGCAAAGTATGATCTGACCCAGGAAGAACTTGCCAATAAAGTAGGTGTAAGAAGAGAAACCATTGTGTTTTTAGAAAGAGGAAAGTATAATCCCTCATTAAAACTTGCATATGATGTAGCTAAAGTTTTGGAATCAAAAATCGAAGAGGTTTTTATTTTCGAGGATTAA
- a CDS encoding DUF2178 domain-containing protein, translating into MKIKNNTQILLNLCILVLGLALATGGIIRIFQNISEVDPESVLQVIFPVLIGLGVAMSSFFRIIKPRTGVVGDERTKRGVEKAGLYAFLILSGLLIASASVAGILQLNINFSLAVFVLLYIGIFSWGILTYYFDKLSSLE; encoded by the coding sequence ATGAAAATTAAAAACAATACACAAATTTTGTTGAATTTGTGCATCCTTGTCCTGGGACTTGCGCTAGCAACAGGTGGGATAATTAGAATATTCCAAAACATCTCCGAAGTAGATCCGGAATCAGTCCTCCAGGTAATCTTCCCTGTTCTTATCGGGCTGGGCGTCGCCATGTCTTCCTTTTTCAGGATAATAAAACCAAGAACAGGAGTTGTGGGAGATGAACGGACTAAAAGAGGTGTTGAAAAAGCGGGACTATACGCATTTTTAATACTTTCGGGATTATTGATTGCTTCTGCTTCAGTTGCTGGCATCTTACAGCTAAACATAAACTTCAGCTTAGCAGTATTTGTACTTTTATATATTGGAATATTTTCATGGGGCATTTTGACATATTATTTTGATAAGCTTAGCAGTCTGGAATGA
- a CDS encoding DUF2178 domain-containing protein, translated as MEKYKITHLTLTTFFGIVAIVLYSYGDMVLGNMMACVSIGLFISYIIRRVIFKNELKKDEMVKRISGQSSDIAFYLSIISIGLLTIVLHFLPTLFDAFEVLAIILTVILVSKFSLQLYYSKVKCEIGF; from the coding sequence ATGGAGAAATATAAAATAACACACTTGACATTGACTACGTTTTTTGGAATTGTTGCAATTGTCCTATACTCTTACGGCGATATGGTTTTGGGAAATATGATGGCTTGTGTTTCAATTGGACTATTCATAAGTTATATCATACGAAGAGTAATATTCAAAAATGAATTGAAAAAAGACGAGATGGTTAAAAGAATTTCAGGACAGTCATCAGATATTGCATTCTATCTATCGATCATATCAATTGGATTATTGACAATAGTGTTACATTTTCTTCCAACACTTTTTGATGCATTTGAAGTATTAGCAATTATTCTAACTGTGATATTAGTATCAAAGTTTTCACTTCAGTTATATTATTCAAAAGTGAAATGCGAAATTGGTTTCTAA